Sequence from the Nocardiopsis sp. YSL2 genome:
TCGCGCAGGACGCGGGCGCGTGGGACCGCCAGCTTGCGCAGAGCCCGCACCGCGGTGTCGGCCCGGCGTTCCTGGACGAATCCGATACCGGCGTTGAACAACAGGACCGCGACGATCACGCCGGTGTCGATCCACTCCCCGAGCACGAACGTCACGAAGGCGGCCGCCAGGAGGATCGCGATGAGGGGGCTGACGAACTGGCGTACCAGGAGCCGCGGTACCGAGGGCGGTGCGCTCTCCCTCAGGGCGTTGGGCCCGTACGTGACCAGGCGCCGCGCGGCTTCGTCGCCCGCGAGCCCCTGGGGGGAGGTGTCCAGGGCCTCGATCGCCTCCTGGGGCCCCATGACGTGCCACGCCTCGTCGATCCGCGAACCGGAAGTCGCCACTCTTCCCCCTGTTATCGCCGATCGGCAACGGGAACGCCTGACATACGACTCCATGTTGGCGGTCGCCCGCGGGGCGGGGCAGGGCCGAAGGGCTCGTCGGCACGGGCGTTCGGCCCCTGTCCGCCACGGTGCCGGCGCGATGGGATGGCAGACCCGAGCCGAGGAGGAGACCGCGATGGCGATCCCGAAGGAACCGCGCCCGAGGGCCCTGGAGGGCCTGTCCCTGGACGCGGTGGTCCTGGACACCGACGGGGTCATCACCGACACGGCACGCGTCCACGCGGCCGCCTGGAAGCGCACGTTCGACGCCTTCCTGTACCGCCGGGCCCGCGAGCGCGGCGAGGAGCCGCGCCCCTTCGACACCGGCGCCGACTACCTGCGGCACGTGGACGGACGACCGCGTGCCGACGGCGTGCGCGCCTTCCTCGCCTCGCGCGGCATCGACCTGCCCGAGGAGTCGCCGCCCGGTTCCGGGCAGGCGTCCGTGACCTCCCTGGCCGAGGACAAGGACGCCGCGTTCCTCGCGGTCCTGGACCGTGACGGCGTCACCGCCTTCCCCTCCACCGTCGCTCTGGTCCGGCGCCTGCGCCGGGACGGAGTGCGCGTCGCGGCCGTCTCGGCGAGCCGCAACTGCGCCCGCGTCCTGGCCGCGGCGGGGCTGGACACGCTCTTCGACGTTCGGGTCGACGGCGTGGACGCGGCGCGCCTGGCGCTGGCGGGCAAGCCCGCACCGGACCTGTTCCTGGAGGCCGCTCGGCGTCTGGGGGCCCGGCCCGAGCGCACGGCGGTGGTCGAGGACTCCCTCGCCGGCGTCGAGGCGGGACGCCGGGGCGGCTTCGCCCTGGTGGTGGGTGTGGACCGGGCGGGGCAGGCCGCGGCCCTCGCCGAGCGCGGCGCCGACGTCGTCGTCGAGGACCTGGCCGAGTTGGAGCCTGCTCCGGGGGTGGGGCCGCGATGAGCCGGTGGAGGCTGGAGTGGGACAGCCGCAGGCCCCCGACCGACGACGAGGGGCACCGCGAGGCGCTGTGCACCCTGGGCAACGGCCGCTTCGCCACGCGGGGGGCGGCACCGGAGGTGGCGGACGACGGCACGCACTACCCCGGAACCTATGTCGCGGGCTGCTACGACCGGCTGGCCTCGGTGGTGGACGGGCACGAGGTCGACAACGAGGACCTGGTGAACGTCCCCAACTGGCTGCCGCTCACCTTCCGGATCGGCCAGGGGCCGTGGTTCGGCTCCGGGGCCGCCGAGATGCCCGCCGAGGAGGGGGACGGGGCCCTTCCCGCCGTGTCCGGCCCGCAGTGGCAGCGCTGGGAGCTGGACGTGCGCCGGGGCGTGCTCACCCGCGAGCTGGAGGTGCGGGACGACCGGGGACAGCGCACGCGCCTGGTCCAGCGCCGCTTCGTGTCGATGGCCGATCCGTCACTGGCCGCGCTGGAGACCACC
This genomic interval carries:
- a CDS encoding HAD family phosphatase — its product is MAIPKEPRPRALEGLSLDAVVLDTDGVITDTARVHAAAWKRTFDAFLYRRARERGEEPRPFDTGADYLRHVDGRPRADGVRAFLASRGIDLPEESPPGSGQASVTSLAEDKDAAFLAVLDRDGVTAFPSTVALVRRLRRDGVRVAAVSASRNCARVLAAAGLDTLFDVRVDGVDAARLALAGKPAPDLFLEAARRLGARPERTAVVEDSLAGVEAGRRGGFALVVGVDRAGQAAALAERGADVVVEDLAELEPAPGVGPR